Proteins from one Chaetodon auriga isolate fChaAug3 chromosome 19, fChaAug3.hap1, whole genome shotgun sequence genomic window:
- the LOC143337951 gene encoding long-chain fatty acid transport protein 2 yields the protein MIALVFTSVLAGLLALLLYQRMTYPFLWADLIYYFKLQGYRKTVQARMQQGIITYLDCFLYQARKNPNKPFIIFEKQTLTYQDVDRRSNQFANAFRTEGSMKQGDIVALWMFNEPDFICVWLGLCKLGCEVAFLNVNIKAKSLLHCFQSCGAKTLVVGAELVRLVEEVLPDLKDNTAVWVVDHTSPSKDFGTLLDKLEHMSGEPISDLPKVDIMSNFLFIFTSGTTGLSKAARVGHLKAIVSMAFFQMCGATSDDIIYITLPLYHMSASLLGIGGCIQIGATCVLKKKFSASQFWKDCVKHNVTVVQYIGELCRYLVNHPKVPEEMAHKVRLAAGSGLRTDVWKEFLNRFGKIKIREGYGLTEASIGFLNYTDEVGPIGRASYFNKLSMPFELLRYDPQTYEPVRTDSGRGIRAQKGEAGILVAPLTAMNQFLGYAGNKVQSEKKLLRDVFRDGDVYFNTGDLLLHDNRDFLYFRDRIGDTFRWKGENVSTTEVSEVLGLLDFFQEVNVYGAAVPGHEGRAGMAAIVLKQDHKLNGAELYNHLVKTLPSYAWPRFLRIQTSLDVTETFKQQKMKLVQEGFNPDVTQDPLYFLDVSQRDYIILTASLYQDIVSGKISL from the exons ATGATAGCTCTGGTGTTTACCAGCGTTTTGGCTGGACTGCTGGCTCTTCTTCTCTACCAGAGGATGACTTATCCCTTCTTGTGGGCGGATTTGATTTATTACTTCAAACTTCAGGGGTACAGAAAGACAGTGCAGGCTCGCATGCAGCAAGGAATCATCACATACCTCGACTGCTTTCTCTACCAGGCCAGGAAAAACCCGAACAAACCCTTCATCATCTTCGAAAAGCAGACTCTGACATACCAAGATGTGGACCGGAGAAGCAACCAGTTTGCGAACGCGTTCCGGACGGAGGGCTCTATGAAACAAGGAGACATTGTTGCTCTGTGGATGTTCAACGAACCggattttatttgtgtgtggctGGGACTGTGTAAACTGGGCTGTGAAGTGGCCTTTCTCAACGTCAACATTAAAGCCAAGTCTCTGCTTCACTGCTTTCAGAGTTGTGGAGCCAAGACGCTTGTTGTTGGCGCAG AGTTGGTGCGTTTGGTGGAGGAGGTGCTACCTGATCTGAAGGACAACACGGCTGTGTGGGTGGTGGATCACACATCACCCTCCAAAGATTTCGGAACCTTATTAGATAAGCTGGAACACATGTCTGGTGAACCTATAAGTGACCTTCCTAAAGTTGACATCATGTCAaactttctcttcatttttacCTCAGGCACTACAG GTCTCTCCAAAGCAGCCCGTGTAGGCCATCTGAAAGCCATTGTGAGCATGGCCTTCTTTCAAATGTGTGGGGCCAcatctgatgacatcatctacATCACTCTTCCTCTTTACCACATGTCTGCTTCCCTGTTAGGGATTGGAGGATGCATACAAATAG GTGCAACATGTGTGTTAAAAAAGAAGTTTTCCGCCAGTCAGTTTTGGAAGGACTGTGTGAAACACAACGTGACTGTGGTGCAATATATAGGAGAGCTCTGTCGATACCTGGTCAACCATCCCAAG GTTCCAGAGGAGATGGCTCACAAGGTTCGGCTGGCAGCAGGAAGTGGTCTCAGGACAGATGTTTGGAAGGAATTTCTCAATCGCTTCGGTAAGATCAAGATCAGAGAGGGTTACGGCCTGACTGAGGCCAGCATTGGCTTCCTCAACTACACCGATGAGGTTGGACCAATTGGGAGGGCGAGCTATTTCAACAAG CTTTCTATGCCGTTTGAGCTCCTGAGATATGATCCACAAACATACGAGCCAGTCCGAACAGACTCTGGAAGAGGCATACGAGCACAAAAGG gagaGGCAGGGATCCTGGTAGCTCCTCTGACAGCCATGAACCAGTTCTTGGGCTATGCAGGGAACAAGGTCCAGTCTGAGAAGAAGCTGCTCAGGGATGTGTTCAGAGATGGTGATGTCTATTTTAACACTGGAGACCTCCTGCTCCACGATAACAGGGACTTTCTTTACTTCCGTGACCGCATCGGAGACACCTTCAG gtGGAAAGGAGAGAATGTTTCCACCACAGAGGTGTCAGAGGTTTTAGGTCTTCTTGATTTTTTCCAGGAGGTCAACGTCTATGGAGCTGCCGTACCAG GGCATGAAGGTCGAGCAGGTATGGCTGCTATTGTCCTAAAACAGGATCACAAATTAAATGGAGCAGAACTCTACAACCATTTAGTAAAAACACTTCCTTCGTATGCCTGGCCACGGTTTCTCAGAATACAG ACCTCTCTGGATGTAACCGAGACCTTCAAGCAGCAGAAGATGAAGCTGGTCCAGGAGGGTTTTAATCCAGACGTCACCCAGGATCCTCTGTATTTCTTAGATGTCTCTCAGAGAGACTATATTATCCTGACTGCATCTCTATATCAAGACATAGTGTCTGGAAAGATCAGTTTATAA